In one window of Paucidesulfovibrio gracilis DSM 16080 DNA:
- the arfB gene encoding alternative ribosome rescue aminoacyl-tRNA hydrolase ArfB translates to MLYIAEDVSIPLKEIRIRAVRSSGPGGQHVNTASTKAVLRFNLGRSRRLTQLQKMLLRGKLRRRIGKDGVLTLACQTHRSFERNREEVLRRFADLLAEALAPVMERVRSGVPAGERRRRLESKKRRASVKRCRGPVRREDW, encoded by the coding sequence ATGTTATACATCGCAGAAGACGTATCCATTCCGCTAAAGGAAATTCGGATTCGGGCGGTACGTTCGTCCGGTCCGGGCGGGCAGCATGTGAACACGGCGTCCACCAAGGCGGTGTTGCGCTTCAATCTCGGTCGTTCACGGCGGCTAACCCAATTGCAAAAGATGCTTTTGCGCGGCAAGTTGCGCCGCAGGATCGGCAAGGACGGCGTGTTGACGCTGGCGTGCCAGACGCATCGGAGTTTTGAGCGCAACCGGGAGGAGGTTTTGCGACGTTTTGCGGACCTGCTGGCCGAGGCGCTGGCTCCGGTGATGGAGCGTGTGCGCTCCGGGGTTCCGGCCGGGGAGCGGCGTCGCCGTTTGGAATCGAAAAAGCGCCGGGCTTCGGTGAAGCGCTGCCGCGGGCCGGTGCGCCGGGAGGATTGGTAA